The Cellulomonas fulva genome includes a window with the following:
- the murA gene encoding UDP-N-acetylglucosamine 1-carboxyvinyltransferase, with amino-acid sequence MNDLLYVNGGTPLQGDITVRGAKNFVSKAMVAALLGETPSVLRNVPQIRDVAVVTGLLELHGVRVDADAAAGTLHLDPTDVETAHVADIDAHAGSSRIPILFCGPLLHRLGEAFIPDLGGCRIGDRPINYHLDILRQFGAVVDKRPQGIYLSAPKRLQGTKIALPYPSVGATEQLLLTAVRADGITELANAAIEPEIMDLINVLQKMGAIISVDTDRVIRIEGVERLEGYQHTALSDRIEAASWASAALATGGDIYVRGATQPEMTTFLNTFRKVGGEFVVDDAGIRFFHPGGDLRSIQLETDVHPGFMTDWQQPLVVALTQAKGLSIVHETVYENRFGFVDALVGMGATIQVYKECLGGRPCRFGQRNFYHSAVISGPTPLSAADIEVPDLRGGFSHLIAALTAKGTSQVRGISLIDRGYEHFMDKLDALGAEFSRD; translated from the coding sequence GTGAACGATCTGCTGTACGTCAACGGTGGCACCCCGCTGCAGGGCGACATCACCGTCCGCGGAGCCAAGAACTTCGTCTCGAAGGCCATGGTCGCCGCGCTGCTGGGAGAGACGCCCAGCGTGCTGCGCAACGTCCCGCAGATCCGGGACGTCGCGGTGGTGACCGGCCTGCTCGAGCTGCACGGCGTGCGGGTCGACGCGGACGCCGCGGCCGGCACGCTGCACCTGGACCCGACGGACGTCGAGACCGCGCACGTCGCGGACATCGACGCGCACGCGGGCTCGAGCCGGATCCCGATCCTGTTCTGCGGCCCGCTGCTGCACCGGCTGGGGGAGGCGTTCATCCCCGACCTGGGCGGCTGCCGGATCGGCGACCGGCCGATCAACTACCACCTCGACATCCTGCGCCAGTTCGGCGCGGTCGTGGACAAGCGGCCACAGGGCATCTACCTCAGCGCGCCCAAGCGCCTGCAGGGCACCAAGATCGCGCTGCCGTACCCGAGCGTCGGGGCGACCGAGCAGCTGCTGCTGACGGCGGTCCGCGCGGACGGGATCACCGAGCTCGCGAACGCGGCGATCGAGCCCGAGATCATGGACCTCATCAACGTCCTGCAGAAGATGGGCGCGATCATCTCGGTCGACACGGACCGCGTGATCCGCATCGAGGGCGTCGAGCGGCTCGAGGGCTACCAGCACACCGCGCTCTCGGACCGGATCGAGGCCGCGTCCTGGGCCTCGGCGGCGCTCGCGACGGGCGGCGACATCTACGTCCGCGGCGCGACGCAGCCGGAGATGACGACGTTCCTCAACACGTTCCGCAAGGTCGGCGGCGAGTTCGTCGTCGACGACGCGGGCATCCGGTTCTTCCACCCCGGTGGCGACCTGCGCTCGATCCAGCTCGAGACGGACGTGCACCCGGGCTTCATGACCGACTGGCAGCAGCCCCTCGTCGTCGCGCTGACGCAGGCCAAGGGCCTGTCGATCGTCCACGAGACCGTGTACGAGAACCGGTTCGGCTTCGTCGACGCGCTCGTCGGCATGGGCGCCACCATCCAGGTCTACAAGGAGTGCCTGGGCGGACGGCCCTGCCGGTTCGGTCAGCGCAACTTCTACCACTCGGCCGTGATCAGCGGACCGACGCCCCTGTCGGCCGCCGACATCGAGGTACCGGACCTGCGCGGCGGGTTCAGCCACCTCATCGCGGCGCTCACCGCGAAGGGCACGTCCCAGGTGCGCGGGATCAGCCTCATCGACCGGGGCTACGAGCACTTCATGGACAAGCTGGACGCGCTCGGCGCCGAGTTCTCGCGCGACTGA
- a CDS encoding NAD(P)H-dependent glycerol-3-phosphate dehydrogenase, with protein MTAAPADASGLRATVLGTGSWGTTFAAVLADAGCDVTVWGRSEAVVRQIRDQHRNEAYLPGIDLPRGVTATTDLGAAVADARLVAVAVPSQVARATLAPLAGSLRSDAVAVSLMKGVELGTDRRMSEVVAAALGLPDERVAVVSGPNLAREIARRQPTATVVASTSDETARLVAGAIASSYFRPYTNPDVVGVELCGAVKNVIALAVGISQGRGLGYNTMATVITRGLVEITRLGLALGAAPETFPGLAGMGDLMATCASPDSRNHTLGGHIGRGMGLDEAIAATGGTAEAVKSCRPVLELAQRLDVEMPITEAVVKVLYEGLPVDQLAPMLLARPHRAEAVRR; from the coding sequence GTGACGGCCGCACCGGCCGACGCGTCCGGGCTGCGCGCCACCGTCCTGGGGACGGGCAGCTGGGGCACCACCTTCGCCGCGGTGCTCGCCGACGCCGGCTGCGACGTCACCGTGTGGGGGCGCAGCGAGGCGGTGGTGCGCCAGATCCGGGACCAGCACCGCAACGAGGCCTACCTGCCCGGCATCGACCTGCCGCGGGGCGTCACCGCGACCACCGACCTGGGTGCCGCCGTCGCCGACGCGCGCCTGGTCGCGGTCGCCGTGCCCTCGCAGGTCGCCCGCGCCACGCTCGCGCCGCTCGCCGGGTCCCTGCGGTCGGACGCCGTGGCGGTCTCGCTCATGAAGGGCGTCGAGCTCGGGACGGACCGCCGCATGAGCGAGGTGGTCGCCGCCGCGCTGGGGCTGCCCGACGAGCGCGTGGCGGTGGTCTCCGGACCGAACCTCGCCCGGGAGATCGCGCGCCGCCAGCCGACCGCGACGGTCGTCGCGTCGACGTCCGACGAGACCGCGCGGCTGGTGGCCGGCGCCATCGCCTCGTCGTACTTCCGTCCGTACACGAACCCCGACGTCGTCGGCGTGGAGCTGTGCGGCGCGGTGAAGAACGTCATCGCGCTCGCGGTCGGGATCTCGCAGGGTCGCGGCCTCGGGTACAACACCATGGCGACGGTCATCACGCGCGGGCTCGTCGAGATCACGCGGCTCGGGCTCGCGCTCGGTGCGGCGCCGGAGACGTTCCCCGGGCTCGCGGGCATGGGCGACCTCATGGCGACGTGCGCGTCGCCGGACTCGCGGAACCACACGCTCGGCGGGCACATCGGCCGCGGCATGGGGCTCGACGAGGCGATCGCCGCCACCGGGGGCACCGCGGAGGCCGTGAAGTCGTGCCGACCGGTGCTCGAGCTCGCCCAGCGGCTCGACGTCGAGATGCCGATCACGGAGGCCGTGGTCAAGGTGCTCTACGAGGGGCTGCCCGTGGACCAGCTCGCCCCGATGCTGCTCGCGCGGCCGCACCGTGCGGAGGCCGTGCGCCGCTGA
- the leuD gene encoding 3-isopropylmalate dehydratase small subunit gives MEKFTQHTGVGVPLRRSNVDTDQIIPAVYLKRVTRTGFEDALFAAWRGDPEFVLNQEAYSAGSVLVAGPDFGTGSSREHAVWALKDYGFKVVLSARFADIFRGNSGKQGLLAAQVAQEDIELIWKILETRPGTEVTVDLEARTATCDDVVVPFQVDDYTRWRLMEGLDDIGLTLQHVDEIQAFEDRREPWRPATLPAKHLPPVEIKAARPVEVELGRRPA, from the coding sequence ATGGAGAAGTTCACCCAGCACACCGGCGTCGGCGTCCCGCTGCGTCGCAGCAACGTCGACACCGACCAGATCATCCCGGCCGTCTACCTCAAGCGCGTGACGCGCACGGGGTTCGAGGACGCGTTGTTCGCCGCGTGGCGCGGCGACCCGGAGTTCGTGCTCAACCAGGAGGCCTACTCCGCGGGCTCGGTGCTGGTCGCCGGTCCCGACTTCGGCACCGGCTCCTCGCGCGAGCACGCCGTCTGGGCGCTCAAGGACTACGGCTTCAAGGTCGTGCTCTCGGCGCGGTTCGCCGACATCTTCCGCGGCAACTCCGGCAAGCAGGGCCTGCTGGCCGCCCAGGTCGCGCAGGAGGACATCGAGCTCATCTGGAAGATCCTCGAGACCCGGCCGGGCACCGAGGTGACGGTCGACCTCGAGGCGCGCACGGCCACGTGCGACGACGTCGTGGTGCCGTTCCAGGTCGACGACTACACGCGCTGGCGCCTGATGGAGGGGCTGGACGACATCGGCCTGACCCTCCAGCACGTCGACGAGATCCAGGCCTTCGAGGACCGGCGCGAGCCGTGGCGGCCCGCCACGCTCCCGGCCAAGCACCTGCCGCCGGTGGAGATCAAGGCCGCGCGCCCCGTCGAGGTCGAGCTGGGTCGTCGTCCCGCCTGA
- a CDS encoding AAA family ATPase, protein MATTTGVLCAVRGSAEVLVVRALDDDGALQVTRRCADLAELQAAAEAGLGRVAVVSADLDLLDVTAVATLRAVGVVVVVLLDPERSTTADRSRVAAADLLLDAPADEAGARAVAERVAGMTTVAPSGAAAHGAMPPDPWEPAPEPVRDRGRVVAVWGPTGAPGRSIVALQLAAEVAARGVPSLLVDADTYGGCQAQLLGLLDEAPGLAAAARAAGQGALDVATLARFAPFVAPDLRLLSGIARADRWPELPGPALDVVWQVARSLAAVTVVDCGFCVEQDEVLSYDTRAPRRNGATLGALATADEVVVVGAADPVGVHRLVRALTDLAELGVDAPRRVVVNRVRASVAGPNPGRAVARALERYAGVTDAVLVPEDPASLDAALLEARTLREIAPGSPVRRALEPLVAHVADAGRRGGATAASPALQTAGARR, encoded by the coding sequence GTGGCGACGACGACCGGGGTGCTGTGCGCGGTGCGGGGCTCGGCCGAGGTGCTCGTCGTGCGGGCGCTGGACGACGACGGGGCGCTGCAGGTCACGCGCCGCTGCGCGGACCTCGCGGAGCTGCAGGCCGCGGCCGAGGCGGGCCTCGGCCGCGTCGCGGTCGTCTCGGCAGACCTGGACCTGCTGGACGTGACCGCGGTCGCGACGCTGCGGGCCGTCGGCGTGGTGGTCGTCGTGCTGCTCGACCCCGAGCGGTCGACCACGGCAGACCGCAGCCGCGTGGCGGCGGCGGACCTGCTGCTGGACGCGCCGGCGGACGAGGCCGGTGCGCGGGCCGTCGCCGAGCGGGTCGCGGGCATGACGACCGTCGCGCCCTCGGGGGCAGCCGCGCACGGCGCGATGCCGCCCGACCCGTGGGAGCCCGCACCGGAGCCGGTGCGGGACCGGGGGAGGGTCGTGGCGGTCTGGGGGCCCACGGGGGCGCCCGGACGGTCCATCGTGGCGCTGCAGCTCGCCGCGGAGGTCGCCGCACGCGGGGTCCCGTCACTGCTCGTGGACGCCGACACCTACGGCGGCTGCCAGGCGCAGCTGCTCGGGCTGCTGGACGAGGCCCCCGGGCTCGCGGCCGCGGCACGGGCGGCGGGGCAGGGCGCGCTGGACGTCGCGACGCTGGCGCGGTTCGCGCCCTTCGTCGCGCCGGACCTGCGCCTGCTGTCCGGCATCGCCCGGGCCGACCGGTGGCCCGAGCTCCCCGGCCCCGCGCTCGACGTGGTGTGGCAGGTCGCGCGCTCGCTCGCGGCCGTGACGGTCGTGGACTGCGGCTTCTGCGTCGAGCAGGACGAGGTGCTGAGCTACGACACCCGGGCCCCGCGCCGCAACGGTGCCACGCTCGGTGCCCTGGCGACGGCGGACGAGGTGGTCGTCGTCGGTGCGGCCGACCCGGTCGGCGTGCACCGGCTGGTGCGTGCGCTCACCGACCTCGCCGAGCTCGGCGTGGACGCACCGCGCCGTGTGGTCGTGAACCGGGTCCGGGCGTCCGTCGCGGGGCCGAACCCGGGGCGGGCCGTCGCACGCGCGCTCGAGCGGTACGCGGGCGTGACCGACGCGGTGCTCGTGCCGGAGGACCCGGCCAGCCTGGACGCCGCGCTGCTCGAGGCGCGGACGCTGCGCGAGATCGCGCCGGGCTCGCCGGTGCGCCGTGCGCTCGAGCCGTTGGTCGCGCACGTGGCCGACGCGGGACGGCGCGGGGGTGCGACGGCGGCCTCACCGGCGCTGCAGACCGCGGGTGCCCGTCGATGA
- a CDS encoding helix-turn-helix domain-containing protein, translating into MPQQYLSLADVAEVLGVSVGQVRSMVTSGELEGFQLGGRKIWRVGVEDLDAYVERQKARTRERIASGATFEDE; encoded by the coding sequence ATGCCGCAGCAGTACCTGTCGCTCGCCGACGTCGCCGAGGTCCTCGGGGTCTCCGTCGGCCAGGTCCGCTCGATGGTGACGAGCGGTGAGCTCGAGGGCTTCCAGCTCGGGGGCCGCAAGATCTGGCGCGTCGGGGTCGAGGACCTCGACGCGTACGTCGAGCGCCAGAAGGCGCGCACCCGCGAGCGGATCGCGAGCGGCGCGACGTTCGAGGACGAGTGA
- the leuC gene encoding 3-isopropylmalate dehydratase large subunit produces the protein MAGTLAEKVWDAHVVRRGTDGAPDLLYIDLHLVHEVTSPQAFEGLRLAGRPVRRPDLTLATEDHNTPTLDIDRPIADTTSRTQIETLRNNAAEFGVRIHSLGDADQGIVHQVGPQLGLTQPGLTVVCGDSHTSTHGAFGALAFGIGTSEVEHVLATQTLPLAPFKTMAITVNGQLPAGATSKDIILAIIAKIGTGGGQGYVLEYRGEAIRALSMEARMTICNMSIEAGARAGMIAPDETTFAYLQGRPHAPEGADWDAAVEYWRTLRSDDDAQFDVEVVLEAADLEPFVTWGTNPGQGLPLSANVPVPEQIADANERVAAERAIEYMGLTPGQPLREIKVDTVFIGSCTNGRIEDLRSVAKVVRGKKKADDVRVLVVPASARVRLQAEAEGLDQIFLDFGAEWRNAGCSMCLGMNPDQLAPGERSASTSNRNFEGRQGKGGRTHLVSPLVAAATAIRGTLSSYGDLATGEPAPDGTPLTGAPADRLQTV, from the coding sequence ATGGCCGGCACGTTGGCGGAGAAGGTCTGGGACGCGCACGTCGTGCGCCGTGGCACGGACGGAGCTCCCGACCTCCTCTACATCGACCTCCACCTCGTCCACGAGGTCACCAGCCCCCAGGCGTTCGAGGGCCTGCGCCTCGCCGGGCGGCCGGTCCGCCGGCCGGACCTGACGCTCGCGACCGAGGACCACAACACCCCGACGCTCGACATCGACCGTCCCATCGCGGACACGACGAGCCGGACGCAGATCGAGACGCTGCGCAACAACGCCGCGGAGTTCGGCGTGCGCATCCACTCGCTCGGCGACGCGGACCAGGGCATCGTGCACCAGGTCGGCCCGCAGCTCGGGCTCACGCAGCCCGGCCTGACGGTGGTCTGCGGCGACTCGCACACCTCGACGCACGGTGCGTTCGGCGCGCTCGCGTTCGGCATCGGCACGTCCGAGGTCGAGCACGTCCTGGCCACGCAGACGCTGCCGCTCGCCCCGTTCAAGACCATGGCGATCACCGTGAACGGCCAGCTGCCCGCGGGCGCGACGAGCAAGGACATCATCCTGGCGATCATCGCGAAGATCGGCACCGGCGGCGGCCAGGGCTACGTGCTCGAGTACCGCGGCGAGGCCATCCGGGCGCTGTCGATGGAAGCGCGCATGACGATCTGCAACATGTCGATCGAGGCCGGCGCTCGCGCGGGCATGATCGCGCCCGACGAGACCACGTTCGCGTACCTCCAGGGCCGGCCGCACGCGCCCGAGGGCGCGGACTGGGACGCGGCGGTGGAGTACTGGCGCACCCTGCGGTCCGACGACGACGCGCAGTTCGACGTCGAGGTGGTGCTCGAGGCCGCCGACCTCGAGCCGTTCGTCACGTGGGGCACCAACCCCGGCCAGGGCCTGCCGCTGTCGGCGAACGTGCCGGTGCCGGAGCAGATCGCCGACGCCAACGAGCGCGTCGCGGCCGAGCGGGCGATCGAGTACATGGGCCTGACGCCCGGTCAGCCGCTGCGCGAGATCAAGGTCGACACCGTCTTCATCGGCTCGTGCACCAACGGCCGCATCGAGGACCTGCGCTCGGTCGCGAAGGTGGTGCGCGGCAAGAAGAAGGCCGACGACGTGCGCGTGCTCGTCGTGCCGGCGTCCGCGCGCGTCCGCCTGCAGGCGGAGGCCGAGGGGCTGGACCAGATCTTCCTCGACTTCGGCGCCGAGTGGCGCAACGCCGGGTGCTCGATGTGCCTGGGCATGAACCCCGACCAGCTCGCGCCCGGCGAGCGCTCGGCCTCCACGTCGAACCGCAACTTCGAGGGGCGCCAGGGCAAGGGCGGCCGCACGCACCTGGTCTCGCCGCTGGTCGCCGCCGCGACGGCGATCCGCGGCACCCTCTCGTCGTACGGCGACCTGGCGACGGGCGAGCCCGCGCCGGACGGCACGCCGCTGACGGGCGCGCCCGCCGACCGGCTCCAGACGGTCTGA
- a CDS encoding HU family DNA-binding protein, with product MAGKTQLIDRIVARGSSRAAASAAVDAVLAEVTALLAEGERVTLTGFGSFDPVERAARTARNPRTGASVEVAAARVVRFHPGAALRTAVGGGPVPSAGPVTEVVPVERTSGSRRVATAASAGRTDGTKAAQELAEQAGKTARKTSDAKTAKKPDKKSEKKADKKVGKNSDKKAGKKSDKKSGKKSGKHSGKK from the coding sequence GTGGCAGGCAAGACGCAGCTGATCGACCGGATCGTCGCCAGGGGGAGCAGCCGTGCTGCCGCGAGCGCGGCGGTCGACGCCGTGCTGGCCGAGGTGACGGCCCTCCTGGCTGAGGGCGAGCGCGTCACCTTGACGGGGTTCGGCTCGTTCGACCCGGTCGAGCGGGCGGCCCGCACGGCGCGCAACCCGCGCACGGGGGCCTCGGTCGAGGTCGCTGCCGCGCGCGTGGTGCGGTTCCACCCCGGTGCGGCCCTGCGGACGGCGGTCGGCGGGGGGCCCGTGCCCTCGGCAGGGCCGGTGACCGAGGTCGTCCCCGTCGAGCGGACGAGCGGGAGCCGGCGGGTCGCGACCGCGGCGAGCGCCGGCAGGACGGACGGCACGAAGGCCGCCCAGGAGCTCGCGGAGCAGGCGGGCAAGACGGCCCGGAAGACGTCCGACGCGAAGACCGCGAAGAAGCCTGACAAGAAGTCTGAGAAGAAGGCTGACAAGAAGGTCGGCAAGAACTCGGACAAGAAGGCCGGCAAGAAGTCTGACAAGAAGTCCGGCAAGAAGTCGGGCAAGCACTCCGGCAAGAAGTAG
- a CDS encoding IclR family transcriptional regulator, translated as MDNSSGVGVLDKAASVLSALEAGPATLAQLVTATHLARPTAHRLAVALEHHRLVARDMQGRFVLGPRLSELATAAGEDRLLAAAGPVLGAVRDHTGESAQLYRRQGDQRICVAAAERPIGLRDSIPVGATLTMQAGSAAQILLAWEEPDRLHRGLQGAKFTATILSGVRRRGWAQSVSEREVGVASVSAPVRGPSGRVVAAVSVSGPLERLTRQPGRLHASAVVSAANRLTEVLRRTAD; from the coding sequence ATGGACAACTCTAGCGGAGTCGGCGTCCTGGACAAGGCCGCATCCGTTCTCAGCGCTCTCGAGGCCGGGCCGGCCACCCTCGCCCAGCTCGTCACCGCCACCCATCTTGCTCGCCCGACCGCCCACCGACTCGCGGTCGCGCTCGAGCACCACCGCCTCGTGGCACGCGACATGCAGGGGCGGTTCGTCCTCGGCCCGCGCCTCTCGGAGCTGGCGACCGCCGCGGGCGAGGACCGCCTGCTCGCCGCCGCCGGCCCGGTCCTGGGCGCGGTGCGGGACCACACGGGCGAGAGCGCGCAGCTCTACCGCCGGCAGGGCGACCAGCGCATCTGCGTCGCCGCGGCCGAGCGGCCGATCGGCCTGCGCGACTCCATCCCGGTCGGCGCGACGCTGACCATGCAGGCGGGCTCAGCCGCGCAGATCCTCCTGGCCTGGGAGGAGCCGGACCGCCTGCACCGCGGTCTGCAGGGCGCGAAGTTCACCGCGACTATCCTGTCCGGCGTGCGGCGCCGCGGCTGGGCGCAGTCGGTCTCCGAGCGCGAGGTCGGCGTGGCCTCCGTGTCCGCGCCGGTCCGCGGGCCCTCGGGACGCGTCGTGGCCGCCGTGTCCGTGTCGGGGCCGCTCGAGCGTCTGACGCGCCAGCCCGGCCGCCTGCACGCGTCCGCCGTGGTGTCGGCCGCCAACCGCCTGACCGAGGTGCTCCGCCGCACCGCCGACTGA
- a CDS encoding trans-sulfuration enzyme family protein: protein MTDPSTAGLSPATLVVSAGRPQRAQGAPVNPPVVLSSTYVSQGVPGPDELLYARMSTETWHPFEEALAALEGTPLPALVHGSGMAAIASALSLVPPGGRLVLPRHCYQVTIGYARDLAQRSGVTVDLVDVDDTEAVLAAVRGAAVRGAADRGAADLLWVESPTNPMLEVADLPALVAGAHEAGALVGVDNTFATPLVQRPLEHGADVVVHSVTKYLAGHSDVVLGAALTRDPELHARLLTYRTTHGSVAGPFEVWLALRGLRTLALRVERAQATALELARRLAAHPAVASVRHPGLPQDPGHERATRLMDGYGAIIGLRPVGGAAAADALVAALRLWVPATSLGGVESSLERRRRFATESVTVPDDLLRMSVGIEDVEDLWRDLDQALGTLV from the coding sequence GTGACCGACCCCTCCACCGCGGGGCTGAGCCCCGCCACGCTCGTCGTCTCCGCCGGCCGTCCGCAGCGGGCCCAGGGCGCACCCGTGAACCCCCCGGTCGTCCTGTCCTCGACCTACGTGTCGCAGGGCGTCCCCGGCCCGGACGAGCTGCTGTACGCGCGGATGTCGACCGAGACGTGGCACCCGTTCGAGGAGGCGCTCGCCGCGCTCGAGGGCACGCCCCTGCCCGCCCTGGTGCACGGGTCCGGCATGGCGGCCATCGCGAGCGCGCTCTCGCTGGTGCCGCCCGGCGGCCGGCTCGTGCTCCCGCGGCACTGCTACCAGGTGACGATCGGGTACGCGCGCGACCTCGCGCAGCGCAGCGGGGTCACCGTCGACCTGGTGGACGTCGACGACACCGAGGCGGTGCTCGCAGCCGTCCGCGGGGCAGCCGTCCGCGGGGCCGCCGACCGCGGGGCCGCCGACCTCCTGTGGGTCGAGTCACCGACCAACCCGATGCTCGAGGTCGCCGACCTGCCGGCCCTCGTCGCGGGCGCGCACGAGGCCGGCGCGCTCGTCGGCGTCGACAACACGTTCGCCACCCCCCTGGTGCAGCGCCCGCTCGAGCACGGTGCCGACGTCGTGGTGCACTCCGTGACCAAGTACCTCGCCGGCCACAGCGACGTCGTCCTCGGCGCCGCGCTCACCCGCGACCCCGAGCTGCACGCCCGGCTGCTCACGTACCGCACGACGCACGGCTCGGTCGCCGGGCCGTTCGAGGTGTGGCTCGCGCTGCGCGGGCTGCGCACGCTCGCGCTGCGGGTCGAGCGGGCCCAGGCCACCGCGCTCGAGCTCGCGCGCCGACTGGCCGCCCACCCCGCCGTCGCCTCCGTGCGGCACCCCGGCCTGCCGCAGGACCCGGGGCACGAGCGCGCGACGCGCCTCATGGACGGCTACGGCGCGATCATCGGCCTGCGCCCGGTCGGCGGCGCGGCCGCGGCCGACGCGCTGGTCGCCGCGCTGCGGCTGTGGGTGCCGGCGACGAGCCTGGGCGGGGTGGAGTCGAGCCTGGAGCGTCGTCGCCGGTTCGCCACCGAGTCCGTCACGGTGCCAGACGACCTGCTGCGGATGAGCGTCGGCATCGAGGACGTCGAGGACCTCTGGCGCGACCTGGACCAGGCGCTGGGCACGCTCGTCTGA
- a CDS encoding DUF6912 family protein, with protein sequence MRTYLPATLDELDGSTDLAPRRGYAVTAALRAALPDEDEEGWEFAAHLAAADDSLVLLARRPDAPALRLVVTADLDDAAVRVLDVPPPGADAGDVGTPGEVEVTAPVAWSRVACVHVDEPATASDVRAALAGDDAAVERLEEADLLWYDVSELRDIPRA encoded by the coding sequence ATGCGCACGTACCTCCCGGCCACCCTGGACGAGCTCGACGGGTCCACCGACCTGGCGCCGCGCCGCGGCTACGCGGTGACGGCCGCCCTGCGTGCCGCGCTGCCCGACGAGGACGAGGAGGGCTGGGAGTTCGCCGCACACCTCGCGGCCGCCGACGACAGCCTGGTGCTGCTCGCGCGCCGACCCGACGCGCCCGCCCTGCGCCTGGTGGTCACCGCGGACCTCGACGACGCCGCGGTCAGGGTCCTGGACGTGCCGCCGCCGGGCGCGGACGCGGGGGACGTCGGCACCCCCGGCGAGGTCGAGGTCACGGCACCGGTCGCGTGGTCGCGCGTGGCCTGCGTGCACGTCGACGAGCCGGCGACCGCGTCCGACGTGCGGGCGGCGCTCGCCGGCGACGACGCCGCGGTCGAGCGGCTCGAGGAGGCCGACCTCCTCTGGTACGACGTCTCGGAGCTCAGGGACATCCCGCGCGCCTGA
- a CDS encoding lysophospholipid acyltransferase family protein: protein MRSPARSNRAYRNVARIVRPLLMASTRPDWHGVEHLPTDRGYLVASNHMTNVDPLTFAHFLWDNGVAPKILAKASLFKVPVVGAVLRATGQIPVYRNTAAAGESLHAAVEAIGSGDVVAVFPEGTLTRDPDLWPMVGKTGVARLALTTRAPVVPVAQWGPQDLLGRYQKLLKPIPRKRVTVVAGPPVVLDDLYDRPHDTATLREATERVMDAITALLEGVRGEVAPAQRFDMRKPVPRADGGPAAEPELP, encoded by the coding sequence GTGCGTTCCCCTGCCCGCTCCAACCGTGCCTACCGCAACGTCGCGCGCATCGTGCGGCCGCTGCTGATGGCGTCCACGCGCCCGGACTGGCACGGCGTCGAGCACCTGCCGACCGACCGGGGCTACCTGGTCGCGTCGAACCACATGACCAACGTGGACCCGCTGACGTTCGCGCACTTCCTGTGGGACAACGGCGTCGCGCCCAAGATCCTGGCGAAGGCGTCGCTGTTCAAGGTGCCCGTCGTCGGCGCGGTGCTGCGCGCGACGGGTCAGATCCCCGTCTACCGGAACACGGCGGCCGCGGGGGAGTCCCTGCACGCGGCGGTCGAGGCGATCGGCAGCGGCGACGTGGTCGCGGTCTTCCCCGAGGGCACGCTGACGCGGGACCCCGACCTGTGGCCGATGGTCGGCAAGACGGGCGTCGCCCGGCTCGCGCTGACCACGCGCGCACCGGTGGTCCCGGTCGCCCAGTGGGGGCCGCAGGACCTCCTGGGTCGCTACCAGAAGCTCCTCAAGCCGATCCCGCGCAAGAGGGTCACGGTCGTCGCCGGCCCGCCGGTGGTGCTGGACGACCTGTACGACCGCCCGCACGACACGGCGACGCTGCGCGAGGCGACCGAGCGCGTGATGGACGCGATCACCGCGCTCCTCGAGGGCGTGCGCGGCGAGGTCGCGCCGGCGCAGCGGTTCGACATGCGCAAGCCCGTGCCGCGCGCCGACGGCGGCCCCGCCGCCGAGCCGGAGCTGCCGTGA